The Terriglobia bacterium DNA window AGCATCAAATGCCCCTCCTGGTGGCACAGGCCGATTACAATATTTCCTACCTCTATTATCTCCGCGGCGAATATACCCGGGCGCTGGAAATGCTGTCGGCGGCCGCAATCTCGTTTCAGGAGCGCAACAATGTGCAGCACCTCGCGCTGTGCGACCTCGACCAGGCCGAGATCTATCTCGAATTGAATTTGTCGCGGGATGCCATCGAGCTGAGTGAGCGCGCGGCGGAGCGATTCCTCCAGATCGGGATGCGTTACGAACGCGCCAAGGCGATCACCATCTCGGCCACGGCGCGCACGCAGACGCAGGAGTTCTTCAAGGCCCTCGAAATGTTTGACCAGGCCCGATCCCTGTTTGCAGCAGAAAACAACCTCGTGTGGATGGCGATGGTGGATTTGTACAAGGCCACCATCTTTTATTCAACCGGCCGTCACTTTGAGGCTTTGAATCTCTGCCGGACCGCACTCCACCACTTCGAATCGCAACAGCTGGTGGGAAAGGCCGTTTTCACGGAAATTCTGATGGCCAAGATCTCGCTGGGACTCGGCGAGGCGCCCCAGGCCGAACTGCGTGCGCAGTCTGCGACCACCCATCTGGGCCAAGTCAATGCGCCCTGGCTGAATTATCAGGCCTACTACACCCTGGGACTGACCCAGGAAGCGGTGGGCGATGTCGCGGCGGCCGAGAAGAGCTACCTCCAGGCCATCGCCGTCCTCGAGACCATGCGCGGCAACATCATGGCCGACGAGCTGAAGATCATGTTCTTTAAAGACAAGCAGTCGGTTTATGAAAGGTTGGTGACACTCAGTCTGGACAACCCCAAGGGAGGAGGGGTGGCCGAGGCCTACGCGCTCGTGGAACGGGCCAAGTCGCGGGCCCTGGTGGATCTGCTCTCCTCGGGCGTGGCCCATGTTCGTCGCGCCAGAAATTCCAGCAGCGAAGTCATCGATCACCTCCATCAACTCCGCCAGGAGTTGAATTGGTTTTACAGCAAGGTCAATTTAGAAGAAGCCCAGGGGAAGGCGGGGAACGAAGTCAAGGTCACCGCCTTGCGGGAGTTGATCCAACAGCACGAATCTCAACTACTGAAGGTCCTCCGTCAGTTGCCCGCGGAAGACGAGGAATACGCCTCGTTACATTGTGCGGTCTCAGTCCGGACGGAGCGCATCCAGCAGTCGCTCACCGAGTCTCAGACGCTGATTGAGTACTTCCTGGTGCGGGACAAGGTGATCGCTTTTCTGTTGACACGGGAAGGGCTGAAGGTGATCTCCGGGTTAGGAGACGCTTCGGCGGTCAAGAATCAGCTCGATCTGCTGAAATACCAGTTCAGCAAATTCAACTTCGGATCGAGCTACGTCTCCAACCATCACGCCTACCTCCAGAAATCGATTGATACCCATCTCTCCGACCTTTATGAATCCTTGTTTGAACCATTGACTCCTGAACTGACAGGGCGAGATTTGATCTTTGTCCCCCACGAGTTCCTGCACTGTGTTCCATTCCATGCCCTCAAAAGAAGGGACGGCTACCTGATTGAGGACCACAGCATCTCCTACTCGCCCAGTGCGAGTGTTTTTAAGCTCTGCAGTGGCAAGCCCCCCTCCGGAAAGGCGTCTTCTCTCGTCATGGGAGTGCCCGACATCAAGATTCCTCACGTGTTGGATGAAGTCCGCGATGCCTCCGCGCTCTTGTCCAATTGCACCCTTCTCGTGGGAGCCGAAGCAACCGAGGAAAAACTCAAGTCCCTGGGGGGCGAGGCGTCCATTGTGCATATCGCCTCGCATGGCGTCTTCCGCAACGACAACCCGATGTTTTCATCGATCTATCTGGGCTCGTCTTCTCTGAGCCTGTTCGACATTTACAATATTGAACTGGATGCAGACCTCGTTACCTTGAGCGGCTGCGGAACGGGAATGAACCGCATTGTCGGGGGTGATGAACTGGTGGGTCTGGTGCGGGGATTCCTGTATGCCGGGGCCCGCTCCCTCCTGGTCAGCCTGTGGAATGTCTACGACCGTTCCACGGCGGAGCTGATGCAGGCGTTTTACAAATACCTGAAACACAACAAGAACATCGCCCAGAGTCTCTGTTTCGCGATGCGGGACATCAAGGAAAAATACTCCCATCCCTACTACTGGGCGCCTTTCATCCTGATGGGGAAGACAACCCTGGGATCCGCCACGGGAAGCGGCTGCCCACCAGGGGAGGTTTGAAGAAGAGAGGGGCACTTTGGAATTGACTGGGTCGAAGGAAGGTTGTCGCAGCGCCCTCGGGAACCCTTGGACCGTCTCCGTTCGGTCATCTTGACCGAAGTTCAGTCAACATTATCGATTCAATGCGATCTTTTAAAAAAAATTTCAACGGCCATGCACTATTTTTCACATTCGAGCCACTTTATTAGTGTGGAGGGTGTCTCATTTTCGCTGTAATTGACGAGTAGTCTTGCCGATGAACGATCCGGTCGACGTGGAAACGGAGAAGGGGAAGAGAATGGACAACAAGCATTTTATCGAAGAGATCTTCGCGCGATTCGTCGCAGGATGCTTGGCGGGAAAAGAGCGCGAGGAGTTTGAGGTGCACCTCAAGGGGGGCTGTGAATCCTGCGAGGAAGCCATTCGCTGGTACCGCGGGTTGTCGAGCATGCTCCAAAATGACCGCGGATTTGAACCGCCGGAGTCGTCCGTCCGAGGCGTCGTGAACGCTTTCCGCCGGCAGAAATCCCGAGTGACGAACCTGGTCTGCACGGTGGCCGACATGCTGTTTGATAGTTTTGTGGACCCCTTGCCGGCCGGCGTACGGCAACTCGCTGCGACGGAACGCCAGGTCCTCTATCTGGCGGATGAAGTTCAGCTCGACCTGAAAATCGACAAGACCAACAGGGAACACGAGCGCATGATCATTGGTCAACTATTGCCTCGACGCTCCACGTCTCCGGGGAATCTTGGCCTTTCGAAAGTGACGCTGCGTTCGGGGGAACGGGTCGTGCAGTCGACATACACCAACGAACTCGGCGAGTTCATTCTCTGTGTGGTGCCCCGTGGGAACTATGATCTAGAGGTTCTCCTGGCCAACTCGAGGAAGATCCTTGTTCCCAACGTCCCCCTGGTCAATCGTGAGGAGTCACCGGGAGCAGCGCCACAATAAGGGAACATTTTTTGAATGTACTGAATCCTGATGTTTAGCATTTTTACCTCTTTGGTTTTTTTATTCGTTTGAGGAGAAGGATCATGATGAAATCTCTGAAGATGCCTGCCTCTCCATTTCTTAGAAATCTGATTCAAAAAGCCCTGCCTGCTCTTGTCGCCCTTGTCCTCCTGGCGGGCCTCGCGTACGCAAGACCGGAGACCAAGAATCAAAGCATCATTACCTTGGAGCGCGGGGCTTCGGTGCGTGATGTACTCAAGGCGTGCCGCGCCCGCGTGGTCAAGGAACTCACCCCGGGCGAGACCTTCTTGATCCAGGCGATTGACCGGGCTTCGTCCTCGGAGCTGGTGAAACGATGTTCCAAGGCCCGCGGAGTGGAGAGCGTCGAGCCGAACCGCGTCGTTTCCGTTCCTTCCCGTCTCCGAAACCGGACCGGAGAGTTGAGCCAGTCCACCGTCGCCCTGTTGAATCAATCCACCGTGGCCCTTTTGAACGAGGCCGCCTTGGCCAATTATTATGGGGCGAACGTAAAATCCAGTTACCCCACCCAGCCGGCTCTGACCCTGATGGGGAATGAGCAAGCCCACACGGTTTCCACAGGGATGGGCATGGTCGTGGCCGACATCGATAACGGGGTCGACCCCGATAATCCCGTCCTCAAGAGTGTGCTGATCAGCGGCTACAATTTTGTCGATGACAATGCGGATGTGAGCGAATGGACCGGGATGGACCAGTCCACGGTCGCATTGCTCAATCAGAACCAATCGCTGGGACTTGACCAGTCCACCGCTTCTCTGCTGGACCAATCGACCGTCGCGTTGTTGAATCAATCGACGGTGGCCTTATTGAACCAGTCGACGGTGGCCCTGCTGAACCAGTCGACGGTGGCCCTGTTAAATCAGTCGACCGTGGCCTTGTTGAACCAATCCACGGTGGCCCTGCTGAACCAATCGACCGTCGCGCTGCTGAATTCGTTGCCGCCGGACTTCGGACACGGAACCATGGTTGCCGGGCTGATTCACGTGGTGGCCCCCGATGCTCGAATCCTGCCGTTGAAGGCGTTCGGCGCGGACGGAACAGGAACCCTTTCGGATGTAGTAAGTGCCATTTACTACGCGACCGACCATGGCGCCAATGTGATCAACATGTCGTTCTCGTTCTCAGATGATTCCTTGACCTTGAGGAAAGCAATCAGTTATGCGCTTAACAAGAAGGTCGTTTTGGTTTCTTCCATGGGGAACGATGGTCTGGAAACTGCGAACGTTTTTCCCTCGGCTTATCCGGGGGTCTATGGGATCGCCGCTACGGATAACCAAGACATCGTTGCGCCGTTCTCGAATTATGGGACGGTGACTGGATACACGGCTCCCGGGGTCAACTTAATCACTTTCTTTCCCGGAGGGCATTACGCCCTGGTGTCCGGCACGTCTTTTTCGAGCGCCCTGATTTCCGGCGTGTCCGCCTTGGGTGTCTCAGCCCGGGGATCGATCCTCGGTCAAATTTCTTCGGCGATCTCACTATCGGCAGTCCCCATCGATGCCTTGAATCCTGGCTTTGAAAAGAAGCTGGGCGGGGGTCGCATCGACGAGGCCCAGACGATCCTAAGCCTGCAGCCCAAGTAAAGGAATGCGAGGAAATCCCTTGGGAGACGCCGCATTCTCAAAGTTCTCTGAGTTGGAAGTGCGGGAGACAGCCCGCCAAACTCCCAAGGCTGTCAACACGGAATACTGCAGTGTCCCGGCGGCCACAGTGGAGGCGCGGCGTTTCCTCCTGTCTGCAGTGGGTTCCTTGGTGGCGCTGCTTGACCTGAAAGACCAATACACGGGCATCCACGGCGCCCAAATGAGCAACTGGGCGCTGGGGATGACCAAGATGTTCGATCTGACCCCCCAAGAGATTGAAAACATTCAGATTGCCGCAACCCTCCACGATATTGGCAAGGTCGGAATCCCCGATGCCATCCTCAAGAAGGACGAGCCGCTCGAACCTGAAGAGTGGAAGCTGATGAAGAAGCATCCAGAATACGGATGGGCCATCACGAAAGAGATCATCGGGATGGAAAAAGTCAGCCTTTACATCCTTCACCATCATGAAAACTACAACGGCACTGGGTACCCGGCCGGCCTGAAGGGGGAAGGGACGCCCCTGGGTGCCCGTATCATCACCATCCTCGATTGTTTTGACGCCATGACGCATGATCGCTCCTATCGCAAGGCGTTATCGCTCGATCGGGCCCTGGCCGAGTTGAAGAAATATTCGGGAGAGCAGTTCGATCCCGAACTCGTTGAGCTCTTTACGGAATACATCCTCTTCACTTCCCAAGAAGGCTGATCCCCCCATAGACCCTCCTGATTTGACCCTTCGCGTTTTTTCGATTGAAAAAGAATCCTTGCTGCGCCAGAATGAAAACCCTGGCGAGGGACCGGGAGATGCATCCACAGGTCGGGAAGGTCGCCTCCGTTTCTCAAGGGAATTGTGACCTGTCTCCCTGCATTTCGAGCCTTCGTGGCCTCCTCATTGGATGGAGCTGCTTCGAGGAGTGGGGTCGCCTTTCTAATTAGACCGGGGAGCCTGCCGAATAGAGCTTGTGGCCGCTTTTAACCCCAGGCCACACCATGGGGATGATCTTATTTCCCGATAACGCTGCACACCTAGCGGTGATTCGTTTAACCTAACATCAACACAAGCGCGTTTACGAGGGCATTGCGGGGACTCAGGGGATAGCGGTGACGGGTCCGGCGGCGGACAGGGGAACTGAGGGTTTGCAGGGAGCCCCGCACTTTGCGAAGAAGGTTACGCGGCCTGCCGGCAAGTTCCACTCGAGATGGGGGCCCATGATGTTGATGTTTTCGGAAAGGTCTCTAATCGGATGACGGTCGAATTGAGCAACGCGGCAATGAAGTGGGAGGACGCGCAACTGGTCCGTCAGTGCCTCGCTGGGAATGAAGAGGCCTGGACAGCCCTCATCGACAAGTACAAGAATCTGATCTATTCCATTGCCATAAAGTATCATGCGGCGCCGGAAGACGCTGCCGACATCTTCCAGGCGGTATGTCTGGATCTCTATTCCGAGCTTCCTCGGCTCCGTAAAACGGAGTCTTTTCGTTCCTGGCTGATCACCATGGCGACTCACAAGGCATTTCACTGGAAGCTGAAACAGCGGCGGCAGACGACCCGGGAAGTCAGTGATGGGGATGAGACCGAACTCGGCGACGAACCCGCCGTTTCACCTCAATTGATGGAGGATGTTGAACGCGAACAGATCGTTCGTGAAGCCGTTGCCAGTCTTTCCGAACGCTGCCGGCAATTGATTCAACTTCTTTTTTACGAGCACCCTCCCATGCCTTACCGTGACGTGGCGCAGAAACTTGGCCTCGCCACCGGTTCCCTGGGCTTCATCCGCGGTCGTTGCCTGAGCCGCCTTCAAAAGGCCCTGGGGGAGAGGGGCTTCGAGGAATGACCCTGCCCGTCAACTCAGAGCGCATCGAGCGGTTTGTAACCCGGCTGCTGCGCCTCGGCAGCCCTTCTTCCCGCCGAAAATTTCTGATGAAGGACAATTTGTTTCATCACCGTGCGGTGGTGGAGCACCTCTATGAAGAAGCGCTGAAACGCGCTCACGTCGATCTGAGGCAGGCGGACCGGCTGGCGAGCGCAGCCCAATGGATCGCCGAGCGGATCGATGATGACACGGCGCGCGCCCAGTGCCGGCGTGTCATGGGCCATCTCCGGTACCTCGGGGGAAATTACAAGCGAGCCCTGGGTGATTACAAGGCGGCGCTGCGACTTTTTCAGCGGCTCCATCGAGAGCTCGAAGTGGGACGGACACTGAGCGGGGCCATGCAGACGCTCATTTACCTCGGCCGCTATGACGAGGCTTTAGCCTGGGCGGAGAAGGCCCGGGCGATTTTCAGAAAACACAGGGATCGTGCCCGTCTGGCGCGCCTCGAAGGGAACATCGGAAACATCCTCTATCGGCAGGACCGGTTTGCGGAGGCCCTCCGGCTGTACCAACAGGTTCTCCGGCAGTTCCGGCGGTGGGGTGAGAAGGTGGATGTGGCCGCCGCGCTCAGCAACATCGCGGTGTGCGAGATCAGCCTGAATAATTTTACGCGGGCGGAGCAGATCTATCGTGAAGCCCGGGCCTATTGCGAAGAGAATCGCTTGCCCCTGCTGGTCGCGGAAGCGGATTACAACATCGCCTACCTGCATTACTTGCGGGGGGAATATACGCGAGCGATATCGATGTACCAGGCGGCGCGGGAACATTGTGAGCGCGTGGGCGATGTTTACCACCGCGCGCTGTGCGATCTGGACCAGTCCGAAATGTATCTGGAGCTGAACTTAAGTGAAGAAGGGAGCCAACTGGCGGAGCAGGCCTTCGTCAGCTTTAAGAAACTGGGCATGGGTTACGAAGCGGCCAAGGCGATGACCAACCTCGCGATCGCCGCGAGCCATCGAAATCAGTTTTCTGTCGCCCTGCAATCGTTCCGAAAGGCCCGCCTTCTTTTTTTGCGTGAACAAAACCTCCTCTGGCCGGCCTTGATCGACCTCTACGGGGCCCTGGTCCTGTTCCGGGCCAATCGGCCTTCCGAGTCGGAGCTGCTTGCGCGGTCCGCCCTGAAATTCTTTGCGAAAAGCTCTCTTTCCGCAAAGGCGGCGTTGTGCGAGCTGCTGCTCGCGCGACTGTATCTGCAGGGGGGCAAATCCCTTCGGGCCCTCAAGATCTGCCGCGCCGCCCTCCGGAGGATGAAGCGGATTGAAACTCCGGCCCTGGGATATCAGGCCTACTTTGTGCTGGGTCAGATCGAGGAGTCGCGAGGGGATCGGGAGGCGGCCATGCGCGCCTATTTCGAAGCCCATTCCCGATTGGAAAACCTGCGCAGTCAAATCCGGGCCGAAGAGTTAAAGATCGCCTTTCTGAAAGACAAGCTCTCTATTTATGAAAGCCTTGTCTGGATGTCTCTCGATGGCGGCCCGCGGGGCGCGGATCCCGAAGCCGCTTTCACTTTTATCGAACAGGCGAAATCCCGCAGCTTGGCGGATTTGATCGCCTTTCGGGCCCAGTCCTTGCCGGCCCCGAGAACCTTTCACCTTCACCGCGTCGAACAGGCGCGTCGCCTCCGCGAGGAGTTAAATTGGTATTATCACCAGATCGATTTGCAGGGGATGTTGCAGGAGGAGCGCGGCCGCCGGGGCGTTGAACAGTTGAGCCGGCACGCGCGCGAGGTGGAGAACCGGCTGCTGAAGACTCTGTCGAGCCTGAGATCGACGGACATGGAATTCAGCTCCTTGCAGGATGCCGGGTGCGTCAGTCTGGATGAGATCCGGACCAAGATTCCTGCCGACACCCTTTTGGTGGAATATTATCAGGCACGCCAGACCATTTATGCCTGTCTCTTGTCCCCCGAGCACCTGGAAATAGTTGCCGTGGCTTCTGTATCCAAGGTCCGCGATCTGTTCCGTCTCTTGCAGTTTCAGCTCTCGAAGTACCGTTTGGGGCCGGAATACGTCCGCACGTTTGAACAACTCCTCGACGAGGCCACCCATGCGCACCTCTTTGAACTGTACCAGGAGTTGTTGGCACCGGTTCGAAAGAAGCTTCATGCGGAACACCTGATTGTCATCCCCCACAGTTTTCTGCACTACCTCCCCTTTCATGCCTTGTTTGATGGAGAGCGTTATCTGGTCGATGATTTCACCGTTTCTTATGCCCCCAGCGCCAGCGTTTATTATCTCTGCTGCTCCAAACAAACCCGGGCGGAAGACAGGTCCCTCATATTCGGCATTCCGGATGTCCAGGCGCCACAAATCCTGGACGAGGTTCATGCGGTGGCTTCGACTCTTCCTAATGCTCAGCTTTATCTGGGAGAGGAAGCCAATGAACAAAGATTGCGCAGTGCGGGGTCAAGTTGCCGCTATGTCCACATCGCCACCCACGGCTTGTTCCGTCAGGACAACCCCATGTTTTCGGCCATCCGGCTGGGGGACTCCATGCTCAGTTTGTTCGATCTCTATCACCTGAACCTTTCCTCTGAACTGGTGACGCTCAGCGGCTGCGCCACCGGTTCCAACGTGGTGGTGGGAGGAGACGAACTCCTCGGTTTGGTCCGCGGTCTCCTTTATGCAGGGGCGAAAGCCGTTCTCGTCACCCTTTGGGATGTGAACGACCAGAGTACCGCCGATTTCATGAAGTCTTTCTACTCGCATCTTCCGGGCAGTCCGAACAAATCGAAAGCAGTCCAACTGGCCATCCGGGATCTCCGGCAGAATTACCCGCACCCTTACTACTGGGCCCCGTTTGTGATGATTGGCAATGTGATGTCTGCTGAAGGGCCGCCGGAGCGGACCGTGACGGTCTCCTGATCAAGAATTCGTAGTCCCGATTTCCCCAGGCTCTTCCCAGGCCGTATCGATCAAGTGGTGTTCACACTGATCAGTAATGCGATGCGTCTCCGGTCTCGCGCGCTTCTCCGGCTGTCATTTGGAGCCGGGTATATTTTCTGAGCGGGGAGCACACCCTTTAGTAAACGAGCAGAAGAGATCGAATCGCCGGTTCCTGGCCGAGGGGAAAGCCTGGGAAGGAACCCACAAACTAAAATCCAACTTGACAGTGGAGTGAGCTTCTCAAGGGCATCACCTCATGCCTGAGAGGACCGCGCGGTTCCATCAAAAGATGAATTGACCATTAAATGAGGAGCAGAACATGAAAAATCAAAATCACCGGGGAAGAACTCTTAAGATCGCCATTTTCGCGCTGATCCTGAGTTTCGGACTCGCATCACGGACCGTGGTATTTGGCAGTGACAATGAAATTGAATTCAAGGGCAGAATTACGCAAATCGAAAGAACGTCTTCAACCGCCGCGAGACTCACCGTTTCCCTGAGCACTCCCTCTTCAGGGGGACCCCAGACAGTGGTGTTGGTGGATGATATGACGAAGATCGTCAAAGCAGGTGACGTCGAGAGGTCCCTGGATGACTTGAGTGTAGGACAATTTATCGAAGCCCGAGGCATCTTCACATCCAAAGGCATCGATGCGCGCAAGTTTGAAATTCAAGCAGAGAAGGAAGCCGAAAATGAGTTTCGCATCCGGGGCGAAGTGGAGAGTATGGACTTAAGCAGCGGCACTGCAAGGCTGAGCATCGGCGGCTCGAGTATTTCGGTTACCGCTTCCGCTCACATCCGGCATCGGGGGGACAATCAGGAACTCCGGCCCGACGACCTGATCGCCGGTCAACCCGTGGACGTGGACGGTTTCATGCAGAACGGACAATTGATCGTCACTCAGGTGGAAGTGGGTCAAAAGATGGAGGACCAGGCTGAACTCGAACTCCACGGGACCATCACCGCAATCAACGGAAACAACCTGACGATTGAAATGGCAAAGCAACCCTCGATCAGCGTCGTCATCACCCGAACCGATGCCACCCGTGTTGAGGGATCACTGTCGGTTGGAGTGGATGTCGAGGTCAAGGGCATGATGGCGAGGGATTTTAGTATTGTCGCACAAAAAATCGAAGTGGAGGGTGCGGTCGAAGCGGAGATCGAGCACGCCGGCGGGGATGATCACGGCGGGGCGGGAGATGCCGCCAACAATGCGCCTCAAAATGTCTCGCGAGAGATTCAATTGAGTGCTGTCGGAATTGCCCCGAAGGAAGCTGAAGGGGATGCCGAAGTGGAGTTCGAATCCCAGGAGGGGAGTGTCGCACAAAAGCTAAATGTAAAAGGAGATAAGCTCGCCCCTAACTCCACGTTCAGTGTAGCAGTCACTGTCAATGGAGGCTCGGTTAACGTGGGGTCCTTTATGACGGACAACCGCGGGCGAGGTGAATTGGCACTGCAGTGTGGTTCGACCTGCCCGGGATTCTCGTCAGTTCTTGACATCCATGCGGTCCAGGTCCTGAGTGGTGGCTCGGCCGTCTTACAGGGATCGTTCTAAGGAACGGGTGTGTGGTGGGGCCTTCAACCGCCTCTTTGAGGGATTGGAGGCCCCCAGTGTCTTTGTTGTCGGGCATTCTTTCTAACCCTCCCCAGACCCCTAAAGAGGACTGCTATCTGAGATCTTCCGACGGCACAGCAGAGATGGACCCCGGGGGAGGCTCGAGTTTCCGCGTTAGACTGGATCGCTGAAGCTGAGGGAGGCTGGATGCCAGGTGAGGGTGGCTATGGAGCTATTAAATAATGATCTCCAAAGTGGCAGCGGACGTAAAATTCAGCTCTTGTTTGTAAAAAATTCTTGTCTTGGGTATATTTTTGATCACGAGTCATCACCCTCATACATTGGAGGCTAATGCATTGACTTTCCAGCAGGAATCGGCCTTCAAAGAGGTTCAAAGGGTGGGAGAGCTCAAGACAAAGATGCCACATGGGGCAACCGGACACTCCCGCCAATCTGCACTAATAAGTTGATTTTAAATATGTTAGCTTTTACCTGTTTTGAGTTCATGGAGCGAGCCAACCAATGAGAATCAAGACCAATTACAACGCTTTTATGAGTCTGGCTTGGCTTACGGTTATTCCCGTGAAGACAATGACTTCGGTGGCAAATGAATGGTCGTTGAGGACAGAACTTGTTGTGAAACAAGCCAGGGGTGGCCAATGAAGCATTATGACATCACAGAATGGAGCGATTTTGCTCGCGGCTTGACCGAGGGCATCGATCGCAGTTCGATGGAAAGGCATCTAGAGCTCGGTTGCAGTCAGTGCCGACGCACAGCCCGTCTGTTCATTGATTTGGCGAGGATCGCCAAGGCCGAACCACAGTTTCAGGTACCCCTGTCCGTCGAGCGTCTCGCGAAGGCAATTTTAGCCATGAACCAGCCGGAAAAGTTGAGGCGCCTGCCCCGATTCGTGCCGCGCCTTGTCTTCGACAGCTTCCGAAGCCCCTTGCCAGCAGGAGTGCGCTCCCGGCAGGGAATGACCCGGCAGGCGTTATACAGGGATCATGCAGCAAATTTTTCACTTGACCTGAGATTGGATCACGAGCCGGGTTCTTCACAAGTAGTTCTGGTAGGTCAAATTGCCAATTTCAAGGAACCTTCCAAGAGGCATTCGCATGTGCCGGTTTTCTTGCTGGCTGGAAGGGACATCGTGGCACGGACAGTGAGCAACCAGCTGGGCGAGTTCCAGTTGGAATGTCAGGCTAAAAAGCGCCTGCGATTGTGTGTGCCGGTCAATGACATGGAAACGACTCGGTTGATGGAGATCTCCCTGAACCAGCTCGTCAAGGGAAAGCAGATTGAAGATTCAGCGTTGAGGCCGAAGCGGGCCATGAAGAAGGACAAGAAATAAAGGAAGCGCGGGAGTTGCTGTTGTCTTACGACCGGGACATTTCCCCGGGTTGGAGGGTGGCATGGAACAGGCGATTCGAGAGTGTCTTGGAGTTGGTCTTTGTTTTGCTATTGTGGGGGTTGCAAGGATGATGGAAATATCACTGAAGCATGTCTTGAGGGAAGATTTCCAGAAGAGAATGCTCCCACGATCCTTGAGCGTACCGCCGGAGGATGACCGCGGGTAGCCCTTTGGGTCCACTGGTAATCAGGAAGTGCCAATACGCAGGGTATTCTGCGAAAAGGTTAGGGGATGGAGTCCACCATGGGGTATAGGGCGAAACGATACATCTGGCTTCACTTATTTTTGGTACTCTGCTGGATTGCATTCCCGCAGGGATTCTTCGGTCGTAGCGCCGCCCAAAGTGCCCCCACTCAAACCCAGGCCGTCGCCAGCAATTTATTTATCCTCAGGACTCCAGCTGCAACTCGCGACAGTGTGTGCAGCAGAAACAACCTGCAGTTCATTCGTGGGGTCGATACTCCGGGCCATGATGTTTTCCTGGTGAGTGGACCAGCGGCGACCGATCCGGTGACGCTGGAGGACCATGTCAAGGGTGATGACGCGGTCCAAGGGTTCGAGCAGGTGGGGGGCGTGTTTGTTCCCGAAGCGCTTGCCGGTGCGAATCTGAACCAGTCGACTGTTGCCTTTCTGGATGCGTTGGGAAACACGGCCACCACTTCTTTTTCCGGAGACATCGTCAGGGCAAGCTACGTCAGCCAGCCGGCAACTGCGATCATCAACATGCCGAGCGCCCAGGGCATCGCGAGCGGGGCGGGGATTGTTGCCATTATCGATACGGGCCTTGATCCCGATCATCCCGCGCTAAGGCGATGGGTGGTTCCCGGTTTTGACTTCGTCCACAATGTGGCCGGAACAGCGTCCGAGTGGAGCGACCTTGCCCAGTCCACCGTGGCTTTTCTGGATCAATCCACTGTGGCGTTCCTCGATCAAACGAGTTCTGCGGTATTGAATCAAT harbors:
- a CDS encoding CHAT domain-containing protein → MKISGERAMPLSDLSAPTLSPAEWVEKIAHSESPEEIADPLAGWSNPVGLSLVEHLTQEVIRYSRRDPKATMRLAQAAHVVATRLGDPKAMALAERALGNAEQVGGNNRAAAAHYRSSIQRFEALGDEIELARTLSSSVGVLVYLGEYDRGLEEAERAKEIFERYQDEARLARLEVNRGNLYHRLDRFQEAIACYDSALAVLERSGDYEAIAGIKSNQATCLITLNRFEDALKSYREARALCEEHQMPLLVAQADYNISYLYYLRGEYTRALEMLSAAAISFQERNNVQHLALCDLDQAEIYLELNLSRDAIELSERAAERFLQIGMRYERAKAITISATARTQTQEFFKALEMFDQARSLFAAENNLVWMAMVDLYKATIFYSTGRHFEALNLCRTALHHFESQQLVGKAVFTEILMAKISLGLGEAPQAELRAQSATTHLGQVNAPWLNYQAYYTLGLTQEAVGDVAAAEKSYLQAIAVLETMRGNIMADELKIMFFKDKQSVYERLVTLSLDNPKGGGVAEAYALVERAKSRALVDLLSSGVAHVRRARNSSSEVIDHLHQLRQELNWFYSKVNLEEAQGKAGNEVKVTALRELIQQHESQLLKVLRQLPAEDEEYASLHCAVSVRTERIQQSLTESQTLIEYFLVRDKVIAFLLTREGLKVISGLGDASAVKNQLDLLKYQFSKFNFGSSYVSNHHAYLQKSIDTHLSDLYESLFEPLTPELTGRDLIFVPHEFLHCVPFHALKRRDGYLIEDHSISYSPSASVFKLCSGKPPSGKASSLVMGVPDIKIPHVLDEVRDASALLSNCTLLVGAEATEEKLKSLGGEASIVHIASHGVFRNDNPMFSSIYLGSSSLSLFDIYNIELDADLVTLSGCGTGMNRIVGGDELVGLVRGFLYAGARSLLVSLWNVYDRSTAELMQAFYKYLKHNKNIAQSLCFAMRDIKEKYSHPYYWAPFILMGKTTLGSATGSGCPPGEV
- a CDS encoding S8 family serine peptidase — encoded protein: MMKSLKMPASPFLRNLIQKALPALVALVLLAGLAYARPETKNQSIITLERGASVRDVLKACRARVVKELTPGETFLIQAIDRASSSELVKRCSKARGVESVEPNRVVSVPSRLRNRTGELSQSTVALLNQSTVALLNEAALANYYGANVKSSYPTQPALTLMGNEQAHTVSTGMGMVVADIDNGVDPDNPVLKSVLISGYNFVDDNADVSEWTGMDQSTVALLNQNQSLGLDQSTASLLDQSTVALLNQSTVALLNQSTVALLNQSTVALLNQSTVALLNQSTVALLNQSTVALLNSLPPDFGHGTMVAGLIHVVAPDARILPLKAFGADGTGTLSDVVSAIYYATDHGANVINMSFSFSDDSLTLRKAISYALNKKVVLVSSMGNDGLETANVFPSAYPGVYGIAATDNQDIVAPFSNYGTVTGYTAPGVNLITFFPGGHYALVSGTSFSSALISGVSALGVSARGSILGQISSAISLSAVPIDALNPGFEKKLGGGRIDEAQTILSLQPK
- a CDS encoding HD-GYP domain-containing protein, with amino-acid sequence MRGNPLGDAAFSKFSELEVRETARQTPKAVNTEYCSVPAATVEARRFLLSAVGSLVALLDLKDQYTGIHGAQMSNWALGMTKMFDLTPQEIENIQIAATLHDIGKVGIPDAILKKDEPLEPEEWKLMKKHPEYGWAITKEIIGMEKVSLYILHHHENYNGTGYPAGLKGEGTPLGARIITILDCFDAMTHDRSYRKALSLDRALAELKKYSGEQFDPELVELFTEYILFTSQEG
- a CDS encoding RNA polymerase sigma factor — protein: MGAHDVDVFGKVSNRMTVELSNAAMKWEDAQLVRQCLAGNEEAWTALIDKYKNLIYSIAIKYHAAPEDAADIFQAVCLDLYSELPRLRKTESFRSWLITMATHKAFHWKLKQRRQTTREVSDGDETELGDEPAVSPQLMEDVEREQIVREAVASLSERCRQLIQLLFYEHPPMPYRDVAQKLGLATGSLGFIRGRCLSRLQKALGERGFEE